The following coding sequences are from one Egicoccus sp. AB-alg6-2 window:
- a CDS encoding alanine--glyoxylate aminotransferase family protein, with product MLVRAGRHFLQIPGPTNVPDRVLQAMARPTIDHRGPQFAALGRRVLEGIRTVFKTSGPVVIYPSSGTGAWEAALVNTHSPGDAVLMYETGQFSTLWATMATRLGLDVEVLEGNWRTGVDAERIQGALEAQPGRFRSVAVVHNETSTGVTSDIEAVRRAMDAAGSEALLLVDTISSLGSIDYRHDEWGADVTVCGSQKGLMLPPGLGFNAISDKARAAAADARLPRSYWDWEDMLASAPAGMFPYTPATNLLYGLAEAIDLLHAEGLDAVFARHDRHAEATRRAVEHWGLELWATVAEQRSSVLTAVLLPDGHDADEFRRIALERFDLSLGAGLARLAGKVFRIGHLGDLNDLTLAGTLAGVEAALGIAGVPIRRGGVEVAMERLAAS from the coding sequence GTGCTCGTGCGCGCCGGTCGGCACTTCCTGCAGATTCCCGGCCCCACCAACGTGCCCGATCGGGTGCTCCAGGCGATGGCGCGGCCGACGATCGACCATCGCGGACCCCAGTTCGCCGCACTGGGCCGGCGCGTGCTCGAGGGCATCCGCACGGTGTTCAAGACCTCCGGTCCCGTCGTGATCTATCCGTCGTCCGGCACCGGCGCGTGGGAGGCGGCCCTGGTCAACACCCATTCACCGGGCGACGCGGTGCTGATGTACGAGACCGGTCAGTTCTCGACCCTGTGGGCGACGATGGCGACCCGGCTCGGGCTGGACGTCGAGGTCCTCGAAGGGAACTGGCGCACCGGCGTCGACGCCGAGCGCATCCAGGGCGCGCTCGAGGCGCAGCCCGGGCGCTTCCGCTCCGTCGCCGTCGTGCACAACGAGACCTCGACCGGCGTGACCAGCGACATCGAGGCCGTACGGCGGGCGATGGACGCCGCCGGTTCGGAGGCGCTGCTCCTCGTCGACACCATCTCCTCGCTCGGCTCGATCGACTACCGCCACGACGAGTGGGGAGCCGACGTCACGGTGTGCGGGTCGCAGAAGGGCCTGATGCTGCCACCGGGCCTGGGCTTCAACGCCATCAGCGACAAGGCCCGGGCGGCCGCCGCCGATGCCCGGCTCCCCCGGTCGTACTGGGACTGGGAGGACATGCTGGCCAGTGCGCCCGCCGGCATGTTCCCCTACACCCCGGCGACGAACCTGCTGTACGGCCTCGCCGAAGCCATCGACCTGCTGCACGCGGAGGGCCTCGACGCCGTCTTCGCCCGCCACGACCGCCATGCCGAGGCGACGCGCCGGGCGGTCGAGCACTGGGGACTCGAGCTGTGGGCGACCGTCGCGGAGCAGCGCTCCAGCGTCCTGACCGCCGTCCTGCTCCCGGACGGACACGACGCGGACGAGTTCCGGCGGATCGCACTGGAGCGGTTCGATCTCTCGCTCGGGGCCGGGCTGGCCCGTCTCGCGGGGAAGGTGTTCCGCATCGGCCACCTCGGCGACCTCAACGACCTCACGCTCGCCGGCACGCTCGCCGGCGTCGAGGCGGCGCTCGGCATCGCCGGCGTCCCGATCCGCCGTGGCGGTGTCGAGGTGGCGATGGAGCGCCTCGCCGCCTCGTGA
- a CDS encoding IclR family transcriptional regulator: MAARSMGVQSVERALDVLEVLAASGREMGISELGQATQLPYATIHRLTATLVRRGYVRQDPRSRKYVLGARLVELGTAAGRMLGGSARPYLERLVELTGETANLALLEDGYVVYVAQASSRRMVRMFTEVGNRVLPHSTAVGKVLLAHQPRAVAERILQRNGLPPATANTVTDAAVLLRELERVRERDYALDLEEQEEGVNCVAVPLLPANGLVAAMSVSGPTGRLDEPRRREVIEHLRTVAADLVAWMDGGDIVEVPAGVTDEG; this comes from the coding sequence ATGGCGGCACGGAGCATGGGGGTCCAGTCGGTCGAACGTGCGCTCGACGTCCTCGAGGTGCTGGCCGCGTCGGGACGGGAGATGGGGATCAGCGAGCTCGGCCAGGCGACGCAGCTGCCCTACGCCACCATCCACCGCCTCACGGCGACGCTGGTCCGACGGGGGTACGTGCGCCAGGACCCGCGGTCGCGCAAGTACGTCCTCGGTGCCCGGCTGGTCGAGCTCGGGACCGCCGCCGGCCGCATGCTCGGAGGGTCGGCCCGGCCCTATCTCGAACGGCTGGTCGAATTGACCGGCGAGACGGCCAACCTCGCGCTCCTCGAGGACGGGTACGTGGTCTACGTGGCGCAGGCGTCGTCCCGGCGGATGGTGCGGATGTTCACCGAGGTCGGCAACCGGGTGCTGCCCCACAGCACCGCGGTCGGCAAGGTGCTGCTGGCGCACCAACCGCGTGCCGTGGCCGAGCGCATCCTCCAGCGCAACGGCCTGCCGCCGGCGACGGCCAACACCGTCACCGACGCCGCCGTCCTGCTCCGTGAACTCGAGCGTGTTCGCGAGCGCGACTACGCCCTCGACCTCGAGGAACAGGAGGAGGGCGTCAACTGCGTCGCCGTGCCGCTGCTGCCCGCGAACGGCCTCGTTGCCGCCATGTCGGTCTCCGGACCGACGGGGCGCCTCGACGAACCGCGCCGGCGGGAGGTCATCGAGCACCTGCGCACGGTCGCGGCGGACCTGGTGGCCTGGATGGACGGGGGGGACATCGTCGAGGTGCCCGCGGGTGTCACCGACGAGGGCTGA